A single genomic interval of Halobacillus halophilus DSM 2266 harbors:
- the metG gene encoding methionine--tRNA ligase has product MPEEKNTFYITTPIYYPSGNLHIGHAYTTVAGDAMARYKRLQGYEVMYLTGTDEHGQKIQRKAEEQGVEPQAYVDEIVSGINDLWDKLDISYDDFIRTTEDRHKEVVTKIFDYLMKKGDIYLDEYEGWYCTSCESFFTERQLDEGHCPDCGGPVEKVKEESYFFKMSNYVDQLLEFYENNPSFIQPESRKNEMINNFIKPGLEDLAVSRTTFDWGVEVPGNAKHVIYVWIDALSNYISALGFDTEDDARYQKFWPADVQLVGKEIVRFHTIYWPIMLMALDLPLPKKVFAHGWILMKDGKMSKSKGNVVDPVQLSERYGLDALRYYLLREVPFGSDGVFTPEAFVERTNYDLANDLGNLLNRTVAMVSKYFDGQIPELTLGEDEYDQSLEKLSLETRHNVENALENMEFSVALADLWKFISRTNKYIDETQPWILAKDESKKDRLGNVMAHLTESLRQIAVMLQPFLTRTPERIFTQLGVKEEAQKTWQSLSEFGAIEAGTAVQKEDPIFPRLDAEEETQIIKDMMKKPAAPKEEEQEEKPETDEVTIDDFMKLDFRVAEVIKADPVKKTDKLLKIQLDLGYEKRQVISGIAEHYTPEQLIGKKVICITNLKPVKLRGELSQGMILAGEDNQGTLSLASVDQTLSNGTKVK; this is encoded by the coding sequence ATGCCTGAGGAAAAGAACACCTTTTACATTACTACGCCGATTTATTACCCTAGCGGTAATCTGCATATCGGACATGCTTACACGACTGTAGCTGGTGATGCTATGGCACGATATAAACGATTGCAAGGATATGAAGTCATGTATTTAACCGGTACTGATGAGCATGGACAGAAAATTCAGCGTAAAGCAGAGGAACAAGGGGTAGAGCCCCAGGCTTACGTGGATGAAATTGTCAGCGGCATTAATGATCTATGGGATAAACTCGACATTTCTTACGATGATTTTATTCGTACCACGGAAGATCGTCATAAAGAAGTCGTTACGAAAATCTTTGATTACTTAATGAAGAAAGGCGATATCTATTTAGATGAATATGAAGGCTGGTATTGTACTTCCTGTGAATCCTTTTTCACAGAACGTCAGCTTGATGAGGGTCACTGCCCAGATTGCGGCGGTCCAGTCGAAAAGGTTAAAGAAGAATCCTACTTCTTTAAAATGAGTAATTACGTTGATCAATTGCTTGAATTCTATGAAAACAATCCTTCGTTCATACAGCCAGAAAGCCGGAAAAATGAAATGATCAATAACTTCATTAAGCCAGGCCTTGAAGATCTGGCAGTTTCCCGGACGACTTTCGACTGGGGAGTAGAGGTTCCAGGTAACGCAAAACACGTTATTTATGTATGGATTGATGCGTTAAGTAACTATATTTCGGCTCTAGGATTCGACACAGAAGACGATGCGCGCTATCAGAAATTCTGGCCAGCTGATGTTCAGCTTGTAGGAAAGGAAATCGTCCGATTCCACACCATTTACTGGCCTATCATGCTCATGGCTCTTGATCTCCCACTTCCGAAAAAAGTCTTTGCCCACGGCTGGATTTTAATGAAAGACGGAAAAATGTCCAAATCTAAAGGGAATGTGGTAGACCCTGTCCAGCTAAGTGAACGTTATGGTCTGGATGCACTTCGCTACTACCTGCTTCGTGAAGTTCCATTTGGATCTGATGGTGTCTTCACTCCGGAAGCATTCGTAGAACGGACTAACTATGACCTGGCCAATGACCTTGGGAATTTACTCAATCGCACGGTAGCTATGGTTAGTAAATACTTTGATGGTCAAATTCCTGAACTTACCCTTGGTGAAGACGAATATGATCAGAGTCTTGAAAAACTTTCGCTTGAAACCCGCCATAATGTAGAGAACGCTCTTGAGAACATGGAGTTCTCAGTAGCTCTTGCCGATTTATGGAAGTTTATCAGCCGTACGAATAAATATATTGATGAGACGCAGCCATGGATTCTGGCTAAAGACGAAAGTAAGAAAGATCGTCTTGGTAATGTTATGGCTCACCTCACAGAGTCCTTGCGTCAGATTGCGGTTATGCTTCAGCCGTTCTTAACTCGTACACCTGAGCGTATTTTTACGCAGCTTGGTGTAAAAGAAGAAGCACAGAAAACGTGGCAGAGTCTTAGCGAATTTGGCGCGATTGAAGCGGGAACAGCCGTTCAAAAAGAAGACCCAATCTTCCCACGCCTGGATGCTGAAGAAGAGACACAGATTATTAAAGATATGATGAAAAAGCCTGCTGCTCCTAAGGAAGAAGAGCAGGAAGAGAAGCCGGAAACAGATGAAGTCACAATCGATGATTTCATGAAGCTGGATTTCCGTGTAGCTGAAGTCATTAAGGCAGATCCAGTGAAAAAAACGGATAAGCTATTAAAGATTCAGTTGGATCTTGGTTATGAAAAACGCCAGGTCATTTCCGGTATCGCTGAACACTATACTCCGGAACAACTCATTGGAAAAAAAGTAATCTGCATCACGAATTTGAAACCTGTAAAGCTTCGCGGTGAACTATCTCAAGGAATGATTCTAGCCGGTGAAGACAATCAGGGAACCCTGTCCTTAGCTTCCGTTGATCAAACGTTAAGCAATGGCACTAAAGTGAAATAA
- a CDS encoding TatD family hydrolase, producing MLFDTHVHLNADQFEEDLEATIQRANEAGVEYMTVVGFDHKTIPKAIEIAESHEKIYAAVGWHPVDAVDLSDKELEWIEELSSHPKVVAIGEMGLDYHWDKSPADVQKEVFRKQIRLAKKVKMPIIIHNREATDDIVEILKEEDASEVGGIMHCYSGPVETAQECIDMNFMISLGGPVTFKNAKLPKEVAKAIDLKHMLVETDCPFLAPHPNRGKRNEPAYVKLVAEQIAELKEITFEEVSEVTTSNALQFFGIQS from the coding sequence ATGCTTTTTGATACACATGTCCACTTAAATGCGGATCAATTCGAGGAAGATTTGGAAGCTACCATTCAACGCGCCAATGAAGCGGGAGTAGAGTATATGACGGTCGTTGGCTTTGATCATAAAACGATTCCTAAAGCTATTGAAATTGCGGAAAGCCATGAGAAAATTTATGCGGCCGTCGGCTGGCACCCTGTTGATGCCGTTGACTTGTCAGACAAGGAACTTGAGTGGATTGAAGAACTCTCTTCTCATCCTAAGGTTGTGGCAATAGGAGAGATGGGGCTGGATTACCATTGGGACAAGTCTCCGGCAGACGTTCAAAAAGAAGTTTTTCGAAAACAAATCCGTTTGGCTAAGAAAGTGAAGATGCCCATTATTATTCATAATCGTGAAGCGACGGATGATATCGTGGAAATATTAAAAGAAGAAGACGCTTCTGAAGTAGGAGGAATCATGCATTGCTATAGCGGCCCTGTTGAGACGGCCCAGGAATGTATAGATATGAACTTTATGATTTCTCTCGGAGGTCCGGTTACCTTTAAAAATGCCAAGCTGCCGAAAGAAGTGGCTAAAGCGATCGACTTAAAGCACATGCTGGTAGAAACGGATTGCCCATTCCTTGCCCCTCATCCCAATCGAGGCAAGCGCAATGAGCCGGCATACGTAAAACTTGTGGCCGAACAAATAGCGGAGTTAAAAGAAATCACCTTTGAAGAGGTGAGCGAAGTGACGACCTCAAATGCTCTTCAATTTTTTGGTATTCAATCATAA
- a CDS encoding 3D domain-containing protein: MVGGCYWDNGNPDVIPLRSCVWIEGYGYAVAGDTGGAINGKRIDLFVPDKEQALSFGRKQVKVKFLD; encoded by the coding sequence GTGGTTGGTGGTTGCTATTGGGACAACGGCAATCCAGATGTGATTCCTTTGCGAAGCTGTGTCTGGATAGAAGGCTACGGGTATGCTGTAGCAGGGGATACCGGTGGTGCGATTAATGGTAAACGTATAGATCTTTTCGTTCCAGATAAGGAACAAGCACTGAGCTTCGGCCGTAAGCAAGTTAAGGTCAAATTTCTGGACTAA
- the rnmV gene encoding ribonuclease M5: MRIKEVIVVEGKDDTARIREAVEADTIETNGSAIDEEVLEQISHAQAKRGVIIFTDPDFPGERIRHIVDQYVPGCKHAFLPKHLARAKRDKGVGIEHATVDDIQEALGSVYELMEFSEGYITKEDLIDYGLIGGPSARKRREKLGIELHIGKTNGKQLLRRLNMFQITAEQLEEAMQRIIEEESNE, translated from the coding sequence TTGAGAATAAAAGAAGTGATTGTAGTGGAGGGAAAAGATGACACCGCAAGAATTCGTGAAGCTGTGGAGGCCGACACCATTGAAACGAATGGATCTGCTATTGACGAAGAGGTGTTAGAGCAGATCAGCCATGCTCAGGCTAAACGAGGGGTTATCATCTTTACGGATCCTGATTTTCCTGGAGAGCGGATTCGACACATCGTAGATCAGTACGTACCTGGCTGCAAGCATGCTTTTTTGCCTAAGCATTTGGCGCGTGCCAAGCGTGATAAAGGGGTGGGAATTGAACATGCCACTGTAGATGACATTCAGGAAGCTTTGGGCTCTGTGTATGAACTAATGGAATTCTCCGAAGGTTACATTACCAAAGAGGATTTAATTGATTATGGTCTGATTGGAGGGCCTTCTGCCAGAAAACGGAGAGAAAAATTAGGAATTGAACTTCATATTGGCAAAACTAACGGGAAACAGTTGCTGCGCCGATTAAATATGTTTCAAATCACTGCAGAGCAATTAGAAGAGGCGATGCAGCGTATCATAGAGGAGGAAAGCAATGAATAA
- the rsmA gene encoding 16S rRNA (adenine(1518)-N(6)/adenine(1519)-N(6))-dimethyltransferase RsmA — MNNKAVATPTRTKEILETYGFSFKKSLGQNFLIDVNILKNIIEHAGIDHSVGAIEIGPGIGALTEQLAIHADRVAAFEIDQRLLPILEDTLSAYDNVHIINQDILEADVTSVIKNTFHEGQEIHVVANLPYYITTPILMKLLMDQLPIDSITVMIQKEVADRMAAEPNTKSYGSLSIAVQYYTEAHVSMNVPKTVFMPQPNVDSSVLHLKMRDQPPVEVVDENFFFEIARATFGQRRKTLMNNLARHFKGKMDKEEIRHRLQRVEIDPGRRGESLTMEEFARLANVFYSESI, encoded by the coding sequence ATGAATAATAAAGCAGTCGCTACACCCACGCGTACAAAGGAAATATTAGAAACGTATGGATTTTCTTTCAAGAAGAGTCTGGGTCAAAATTTCTTAATAGATGTAAATATATTGAAAAACATTATCGAGCATGCGGGGATTGACCATTCGGTAGGAGCCATTGAAATTGGTCCAGGGATTGGGGCTCTGACTGAACAACTGGCTATTCATGCCGATCGGGTGGCTGCTTTTGAAATTGACCAGCGTCTGCTACCTATTCTTGAAGACACGCTGAGCGCTTACGATAATGTACACATTATCAATCAGGACATATTAGAAGCTGATGTGACAAGTGTTATTAAGAATACCTTTCATGAAGGACAGGAGATTCACGTCGTAGCGAATCTTCCGTATTACATTACGACTCCGATCTTAATGAAACTGCTGATGGATCAACTTCCGATTGACAGTATCACGGTGATGATCCAAAAAGAAGTGGCCGACCGTATGGCCGCTGAACCAAATACAAAAAGCTATGGTTCGCTTTCTATAGCGGTACAGTATTATACCGAAGCTCATGTATCCATGAACGTACCTAAGACCGTGTTTATGCCGCAGCCTAATGTTGATTCTTCTGTGCTGCATCTTAAAATGCGCGACCAGCCTCCTGTTGAAGTGGTCGATGAGAATTTCTTTTTTGAGATCGCCAGAGCAACATTTGGCCAGCGTCGAAAAACTTTAATGAATAACTTAGCCCGTCATTTTAAAGGTAAAATGGATAAGGAAGAAATTCGACACCGTCTGCAGAGAGTTGAAATTGATCCAGGACGCCGTGGAGAATCATTAACGATGGAAGAGTTTGCTCGATTAGCAAATGTTTTTTATTCAGAGTCCATCTAA
- the yabG gene encoding sporulation peptidase YabG yields the protein MITKGDLVTRKSYQHDIIFRVKNCDKPLVKLMGEHIRLEADAPLEDLEKVSGDEYHRRKIEVDEQEAFSYRLFKQDYRLLKEKRDSQAESGYASGKDAKYFQIPPRVLHIDGDPLFLKKCIALYEELGIQVHGQYMHEKEMPEQVMGLIEKVQPEIVVLTGHDAYSKAKGTVKELEAYRHSRFFVESVRNIRQKYPNFDQMVIFAGACQSHFESLIRAGANFASSPSRVNIHAIDPVYVAARVAYTSFMDHINIWEVIRNTISGEKGLGGVETRGLLRIGIPYSEHSEDPNDIS from the coding sequence ATGATAACAAAAGGAGATCTTGTTACAAGAAAGTCGTATCAGCATGACATTATTTTTCGTGTGAAAAATTGTGATAAACCACTTGTTAAACTCATGGGAGAACATATCCGCTTAGAAGCGGATGCGCCCCTTGAGGATTTAGAAAAAGTGAGTGGAGACGAATACCACAGAAGAAAAATAGAAGTAGATGAACAGGAAGCTTTTTCTTACAGACTCTTTAAACAGGATTATCGGCTTCTAAAAGAGAAACGGGATTCCCAGGCTGAGAGTGGTTATGCTTCAGGGAAGGATGCTAAATATTTTCAAATTCCTCCCCGCGTGCTTCATATAGATGGGGACCCTCTCTTCCTGAAAAAATGTATTGCTCTTTATGAAGAGCTGGGAATACAAGTGCATGGTCAATATATGCATGAAAAAGAAATGCCGGAGCAGGTCATGGGGCTTATAGAGAAAGTCCAGCCGGAAATTGTGGTGCTTACAGGACATGATGCTTATTCAAAGGCTAAAGGTACTGTTAAGGAGCTTGAAGCGTATCGCCACTCCCGTTTCTTTGTGGAGTCGGTTAGGAATATAAGGCAGAAGTATCCGAATTTTGACCAGATGGTTATCTTTGCAGGAGCCTGTCAATCCCATTTTGAATCTTTAATCAGAGCGGGAGCTAATTTTGCCAGTTCGCCTTCAAGGGTTAATATTCATGCAATTGATCCCGTATATGTTGCAGCGCGTGTAGCTTATACTTCCTTTATGGATCATATAAATATTTGGGAAGTCATCCGTAACACAATTAGTGGAGAAAAGGGGCTCGGAGGAGTGGAGACCCGCGGTCTTTTGAGAATTGGTATTCCTTATTCGGAACATTCGGAAGATCCTAATGACATCAGTTAG
- the veg gene encoding biofilm formation stimulator Veg, protein MAKTLVEIKQSLEGQIGRRLTLKANGGRRKTIERSGILAETYPAVFIVELDQEENAFERVSYSYADVLTETVELNFDDLQTLALEQ, encoded by the coding sequence GTGGCTAAAACGTTAGTAGAAATCAAACAATCCCTGGAAGGGCAAATTGGCAGACGTCTAACCCTGAAAGCAAATGGTGGACGTCGTAAAACGATTGAACGCTCAGGAATTCTGGCTGAAACATACCCAGCCGTTTTTATTGTTGAACTGGACCAGGAAGAAAATGCTTTTGAACGTGTATCCTATAGCTATGCCGATGTTCTTACCGAGACTGTAGAACTGAATTTCGATGATTTACAGACCTTGGCTCTTGAGCAGTAA
- a CDS encoding small, acid-soluble spore protein, alpha/beta type: MGRRRGMMSDSFKEEIAKELGFYDKVQKDGWGGITTREAGNMVKWAIEKAEEQMIREQQK, from the coding sequence ATGGGGCGCAGAAGAGGTATGATGTCCGATTCGTTTAAAGAAGAGATCGCGAAAGAACTTGGGTTTTACGACAAGGTTCAAAAAGATGGCTGGGGCGGTATTACGACACGCGAAGCCGGCAATATGGTGAAGTGGGCAATAGAGAAAGCAGAAGAACAGATGATAAGAGAACAGCAAAAATAG